The genomic interval ACGCTTGTGTTGGATGAAGAATAATTAGTCTCGAAGGTTTATTTTAAAAGCACGACGGCCCATCAGGAGGCCGCCTGCGCATTTGGAGAATCCCAGTCAGAGACGAGCACTGCGTAAAATCTAATCCGTAATAAATTCTTAAATTAGGCTCCTATTAATATTCCTGACACTGCTTGTGTGATTATTGATACAACTGTTTAGACCATGTTGTGATTTGACTGTAAACACGtttacatatttataaatacaCGTCAATGCCTTAAAACCGAGGGGGCTCGTAATGTGCTGCAACATTCatttcctacacacacacaacacaacatattcTGTTCGCTGCTGGTCACGATCAAGTCCAAAGGTCATAGCATCAGTACAGGGAGAAAGCCTGGTCGCGCATCAGGAGccgcttcttcttcatcctgcgGTTCTGAAACCATATTTTCACTTGCTGGTCGCTCAGGTCCAGTCTGTTTGACAGGTCCTTGCGCTTCTGTCTGTTTATGAACTCGTTCATCATGAATTCATTCTCAAGTTCAGCCAGCTGTGGCTTCGAGTAAGGCTTCCTCTTCTTGCGGATCTTCACTTGAGACGAGCACCACGGGGCACCTGGAGAGCAGAGGCAGAGTTTTACACTTTTAAATTAACACCAACTTCAGCAACAGTTAGAATCTCTGGAGGGAAATAAGAGTTCCCAGTGGCACTGTCCATATATAGGGCTGCTAGGGCCTCACACAAATATGGTTTAATAATATTGCAATTGTAAGGAGGCACGCCTACAGGGTAAATGCGAAAATAGTGATATTACTATGGACATTATAGGAATATTAGAATAAAACTGATGCCATATGAGAAATAAAGGGACTTGAACCCTTACACAATATGTCTGAATATAATTCTTATTTAACAATATCTCTATAATGATGACGTTTAATACTGGATAAAGCGTTCTTGCAATAAAATAAAGACACATGAACACATATCAAATCGTCCTTGTGGTATCATGGTGGGGTTTTTAAGAGCAATATTAATAGTAGAAATGGTAGAAACCTTTAAAAGAATATAAATTCTACTTAACCTTCAGTAAAACTCGTCCTGGAGCATGCGTTACTCGCTGGGGGCTGCAGATGGTCGTGCTCCTGCTTGGTGCCGTTCACGTTTAACGGGCCTGCTGACTCCGCATCTGTCTGGGCCGCAGAACCGTGAGGCCGGCCGTGCACATCCGAGTATCCGCCGTCACTCAGCGCCCCGTGCTCCCCGGTGTAAATCTCATCTCTCCTCGCAGCATCCTGCGCCTTGTGCCCCGCGTCCTGGAAGCAGCGAAGGGGCTCGTCCAAATGCGCCCTGATGTGGCCGGAGTTCAGGGACACGGAGCTGGACAGGAACGGCGGACAGTAGCCCCCGAAGGCGCGGCTctgtgcggctgctgctgctgctgctgctgctggctgtgctCCTCTGGACGTGCACGAACTTGAGGAAGTCCACGGGAGCGTGCACACCTCTCTCCTATTGTACGGGAGCTGATGCAGCCCGGGTATGTGGGCTCCATTGCCCCGCAAGTTGGAGAAATAAAGCGAATCAGGTGGAGCGAAATTCAGCAGAGAACCAACGTAGCCGGGATTTAACGGATTCCGCTCACACATTTCCATGGAGCTCCCCTCAAACGCGTCTTCTTGCAAAGCCTTTTAGCAACTCCTGAAGAATAAAGCCTGGGTAATTGTTGATTTGTTAATACGGTGTCACGTGATATGCAAAATGTGTTGTTGCGCTCCACCCCAACACTGCAACGCAAAATACTCCATGAGGAAATATTTTGGTATTGTGGGTGGAGGAGTGAGGTTCAATTCCAGCCCTGCGTGCAGTGCTCTATATTTACACTGACAAAAACCGGCACATATCTGAAGAATTCTTTGAGCTTCTGTCAGTTTCTGTGTCACATGAGCACGGGTTGTATTTTAGTGCTGTGACATGAAACAATGTGACTCCATGGACTGAGCCATACAAGGCTGCAGGGCGAAACGCACGACCATGCACACACAAGAGAACAGTCCCAAGGCGATGAATACCCCACGTGAAACAATATGTCACAATTAGAATAATCACGAAATAACAGAATGATTtgcttaaaaaaatgttttcttccaCGAATCAATGCACAATGCAATGTCTTGAATACGCCATAAGCTTACGAACCACGTTACAATGCACGCTTGCATATACTACATACATCATCACAATCATATACAAATCCCTCTTTTATCCCCACACATGGAGGACCAATGCTTATTGCAAAGAACACTGTGGCCCTGGAGGTGCGCACTGATCCTGCATAACCTCACCAGTAAACAATGCGGCCTTTATGCTCGTGTTCGCCTCGGAGCTACATGAGCTGAAGACAACACATATGATGAAATGTCTGCATGTCGAAGAATTCACATTCGAGGAGaaaaaaccaacacaaaaaaCGGTTATTTTTTAGATTATCACTAGATTATTTTTCGGAATCATTATATTTAAACCTCATGTTTACCACCTGTCCTATACGACTTCGGTCAAATCTGAATGTACTTATCTTAAATCAAATCTGATTTTAACACTTTGGGTCTGAGAAAAGCAAATTTGTCTATTTTCGAGAGTAAAGAAAATTATCTTTACAAGCAGTTATATCTATTACACCGTCTGTATGACAGCGCTACCGAAAAACTACAACCGTGAATGTAAACGGTCAAATGCGTGTATacctcaaaataaaaatagCTTGAACtagaagaaaaataatcatCTCCACCAACAAAATTattgcacaaactcacactCATGTTGAAGTCAAGTATTAATTATCCAAACTAATATATTAGGACAAAAATCATCCTCCAAGAGCATTTGACCAACCCTGGTACGGACTACTCCTACGGGGATTTAACAATGTATATGGTTTGTGTTTAACTGCGTGTTTTATATtcagtcataataataatcctaTAGAATTCACATTACTGCGTATATACTACAGCAGAAACAAGGAAACTTTATAGGCTGAAATTCTATTTAATAATccttttaattcaatttttacattttacaattttCCTTACAGATTAGGATTAAGAGTTtagtgagtgaatgtgtgtctgtgtgtgtgtgtgtgcactcgtTTGTCGTCACCTCTGTAGGTATATGAAATATAGTTAAATCTATCAGACTAAGGTTAGGTGAATTCCTTATGGTTGAGGATTAAAGTTTATTTTGGGCTGTACATAGTAATGAAAgtgaatgttgtgtgtgtgtgtgtgtgtgtgtgtgtgtgtgtgtgtgtgtgtgtgtgtgtgtgtgagtgtctgtgtctgtgttgtgtgtgtgcatgttgatgTTGTGAGAACATTTTTGTttggtcctcacaaattcaaaaggctgtttgagggttaagacctAGTTTTATGGTGAGACTTACGTTAAGGATTAAGCATTAACTTGTGATGGTTAATGTTAGGGTAAGGGACTAGAGAATGCATTATGCccatgagtgtcctcacaactatagagagacaaaGGTGTGTGTAGGTGTTGACATTGAGaagcagttgtgttttcatcgaGCCTTCAGCTTGTAGCTGTGCAGTGTGGAGAGCATTTCATTAAGGAGATGCTTGTCCTGCATTTCTAGAAACTAACCTAGTCTGTATCTAACACAGTTTCTTTCAAACTTAATCCTAGCCAGGTTAAAACGGGTTTATTTGGGTTATGTGACAAAAACAGTCAAGGACACATCTCCTCAGGGGTTGGACAACTGAACTTGCTTGTTTTTCTTGAAGCAAGTTCAAGCAACATATGTATAGTTATACAACTTTGACATAAGACCCACCACCAGAAAAGACAACAAGAGATTTAAGTCAGACAAGCTCAGGGTTCAAACTAGACACATTTCTTCATTACTGTTTGATGCTATCACTCGTGCTGTTCAGGCTGTAATCCAATAGGGGGCAGTATAGGTTAATATATATAACCTCTCTTCATTGTTTGACAGTGGTTTAATTCAACAATTAAACATCAGCACCAGTTTCAGTTTCATAACTGGAGGTGAGCAGGTTAAGGCTCAATGATGAATATGTGGCAGAATGAGGGACCACGTGTTAATGTATGTGATACTAACTCTAACTGtgaagtttttcctttttttaaaactatttccaCATGTAAAACAGACGAATAACATACAAAACAGACAAATTTGACTagttaagaaataaaaataaataaaacaaaaaggaggTGGTCAAGGCAATGAGTCCCCTGTGTTAGTGGCGACCATCTTTTAGTAAACCTGCCTTTGTCTCAAGCTGTGAGTGTCGCAGTCAAGGTTAAGACGAGGAGTCTATACGGAAAACATCCTTAAACAAACATACCGGTTCCAAATCACTCCCCTTAGTAAGCTGCTGTATTTTAAAaagaagtaaacaaacaaagcagctgGGAAATAACTGAGCAACGGAGATTATTTTAGAgatgatgaaaacattttctaCATGAATCACGtagaaaattaaacagaaataataaGTATTTGAATCTTAAATAGTGTATTTAAACGGGTCTCATATTAAAAGAtgtgtgtgaaaaataaaaacaaagcaaacgATGTTTTCTTGAAGACTTTTTCTATAAAGTGTATGAGAAATAGCTGAGAGCCAATAAAAACCGGTTAACAAGCGCCTTTCCAATTATTTGGATCagccaatatatattttttgttttaaaaggagtaaaaaacatatttagattAAGTTCAATCGTTTTTATGATGTACTTTTAATGTTCAGGCCAAACTACTCCTATTTTAAACATGTCTTAATCGCCTGTTGCCCCTAAAGAAAAAAATTCGGAGGTTAACAAATAATTGTAAAACTCTTTATAACGCAAACTAATGAGAACAAATATATATCGGCTACAGTTTTTACATGTTAAACTTATCTATAGGAAAATATTTGCCAAATTACCTCTGAGGGTAATTTCAATGTATTTCACGCGTTATGAAATATCCACAAAACGTGTTGTGTTATCTGCCAACTGTCCACAGTTTTACTATAAAAAAACTCAATGAATGCGTTTGAACTCGGGACTCGCACGTTTAAAAGTTTTTGCCCCGTCTTCGGTGTTGTGTCCAAAAAGCAGCCAGACTCCCACAATTAGAGAAAGAAGTTTTAGTGCGGCGCTTTAGTGTCTTTTACTGCTCTGCGTCCTTCACGTTTAGTGCGTCAGGAGCCAAactgaggagctgcagtctgCGGCTGTTTTCCCAGGCCCTTTGAAGGAAGCTATCCGCCGTCTATTGTCCTTGGTAATAAACTTGCTGCTTCCCTCGTTCAAGTTCTCTCTGGCCTGAGAATACGTTGCCCTGAAATCTCAGCAGATTAGGGAGCCAGTGGAGGACAAAGTGTTTCGCACAGGATGTACAGCTCACCTCAGACCCTCCTGGCGTTAAGCAGGTTTCACAAAGGAAACCACCCTCAGATGGTTGAGTTGAGGATAAATATATAATGATCTGCTGGCTCCTGTTTATGTCCATTTGGCGCAAAGGGAACATTTGAAGTCCCGGATGAAAATCAAGCAGATCTCCTCACAGGTAACAGACGATAGTAGGAAACGCTGCTTTAGACTCTCTAACGAAACAGGACttacatatttttgtatttcttggTTTGATTATATTTCCTTGAGAAGGTAAATTCCTGAAAACGCGTAACTGACTTTGTTTGGCTGAAGAAACCGGACCAATAAGCGACGGCATCGGAACTTGGAATCCAAGGAAAGGTGTGGAGACAATAATAATGAGAGTTTATTAAAATTAGAATCTACAGCATCAATCTTCGAAACTAAACAAGACGCAGACGAAATTTTACAAGATCCTTGTAAGTATTGTTGTGCCTATCGAGGAGTGTGGAGACAGTTTGCAAATGAAGGAACAATAATGAGCTTTACAGGAAAAAGCCACAAATATATTCACAGAGGGGAAGATTTCGTTAAAACTGCATTAACCCTATCACGTAGGCTTTTTATAAATTCTGACAAATCCAatcgtgtgtgtttatattcaggAAACGTGCGTTAACACGGTTCCCACGTGGACTCAAAGGTTAATCCTTTGTCATGCAGCTAGCAGTTTATATACAAATTATTCATGTTACACAATAATTATGAAAATGCAACATTAACCTTGTAAAATGTGGTAGGTTTATATACTGTTTGGTTTAAGTTAAGCTTAAACCTGACTCAATTAATGTGTATAGAAACGTGTTCCCGTTAaactcactgcagagacgcaaAGCTTTTACATCTTGCATTGCAATACATTACATCTTCACCGCTGCACAATACAGAACAGTCAGTGTGATAATCTCTCAATTATGTAGGTAAGTAAAACATCTTCATACCAAAGTTacacagatatttgtttttccatcACTAACCTGCAATTACTTTCTCAACGACACACGAGAACACAGAGAACACAGTAAGTCAGGTCTAGTTAAGAACACAGTGGACCAATGTTACAGTAGCTTCagtgatgattagaaaacataaCTGTAACATTTTAGAAGTGTATTTTATTCTTATATAAGGAGCAGCATCTTTAAACCATTCATTAAAATGTGAATAACATCTCTGGAACTTTAGcacgtttgtttttttttaccactgaTGCATTTTCCACCTTCCAGACAATCTTCAACCACTAAACTCAATATTTGAGATTCTTGCATTTCCGACTCAGTGGGGCTCCATCTCTATTAACAACAGGATGTATGTTTCTAACGCTGTAGGTGAGGATACATCGTGCTGGTCCCTATCCTTATGTTGAGCTGATTGCATAAACACGAAGACACCACTAGATGGCCTTCTTAGTCAAGGAAAGAAGTCTGCGGGCAAGGAAAGGAAGCAGAGTGCAAACTGAAGTGACGTCACAGAATAATGAGCTGTTTGTATCCGAAGGAAAGACTGAACTCTAATACTGGATTAATGTAAAAACTATCGTCAGCTGGAGGAAGAAAGTATTTTtgtgatcatttaaaaaaaaggtaaaagatAAAGTAAAATAGGCCACAGTTTGGTTTCACTGACTCAGATGAATATGATACAGTACACACCCCTTCAGCAGGATAGCTTCACAGCATTAGCCTTAGAAACCTTCCAGATGAGCAATCATTTGTATGTTGACTAAAATTGTAACTTATTTGTAGAGAGCCACTCAAAGGATCAATCTGCACATGCATGATAATACAGGTCTTAAATCTCTGTGAGCAGAGGGCGAAACTCATTACAAGAAAAAGTTATACAATATTAAAACTAGACCTAGTCtgtacaatttaaaataatctaAACAGGataaaatatgcaaaatgtATTCTCCCCTCACTGTGTCCAATTTATCTTCATCTCAGATATATTCTTATTTTACTGACTGAAAGACAACACAGATCGCTAATCAGTCTATTCCAGTATAGTGTTCATGGCAGCTCATACAAACACTAGCACAACAGTGTTAACAGTGGGATCAGCACTCCACAAACACATCATTAGAAGCAATTGGACACCTGCTTACGGTATGCTGCAGTTACTCAGATAACCCCTCTTTACAACTGTGGTGAGGAGAGGAACGTCTCACAATGCACAACACGTCGGACGCTCATGTGAACGAGCGGCAACAGCAGGCGATCGCGTCGGGTTCCACTCGTCTCGGCCAAAGGAACGATAAAAACAGAATAGCCTCGTCTGATGGATCTACTGGGGCTGCAGATGGTAGAGTCTGGATTTGGCATCCACAAGAGGAACCCATGGACCCAACCTGCCTGGTGTCAACAGTCCAGGCTGCTCCTGGTGGTTTTGGTAGTAGAATGGTGTGGGGAATGTTTTCTTGGCACACGTTGGAcctttaattattaataagtcATTGTCTGAGCACCACAGTCTGTCTGAGGATTGCTGCCGCTGACCATGTGAATCCTCGTATGGACACAGTTCACCATCATCAATGGCCACCTCCAGCATGATGATGCCCCATGGCACCAACATAGGTCGTTTCATCAGATCAGTATCCTTCACTGGCCTCTGACAGTCGCCAGATAGGAATCCAGTAGATGATAGTGGGGGGTGTGGTAGAGCAGGAACTTCACAGCATGAATGTGCAGATGACAAATCTGCACAATCAGCAGTGTaatcatgtcaacatggaggaaGGTTTCTAACATTTTGCTGCGAAGAACTGAGGCTGCAGAGCAAAGGGAGGAATGACCAAGTCTTGGTGTGGTGTTCTTAACCTGTGTTAACAGAGTGTATACATCTgtacacagctacacacacacactcatacttaTTCCACAATCTACCTTCCACTGACCATAATAATTGAAATAAATAGGATTTGAAATGATGTAGAAACAATAACAGTAAATGAAATGAGgagttgtttaaaaatgtgccCTTAAGAGCGTGTCAGTGCTGGAAGTCAGTTGTATGTAAAGATTGCTCATTATTATTTCTTGCCAATCAAACTATGTTGTCTTACTATATGATTTCTAAAGTATTAACTGTAGCCTGTTGGTAGGATCTCCAACTATCTTCACCTAGGTTTCAACTAAATGAATCTTCTTAACCATAACATTAACGGCTGTAGCATCGATAGCATGTTATTGGCATCATCTCTGCGGACTAATCAAATATTTTAGCTTATAATCGGTAACTGATGAGCAATTAAAATACAAGGACCTGAGTTTTGTGACTTTTCAATACAGATAAGATAGATGTTTAACCAATATTTATGGTGAAGATAAGTTTACTGTGCATTATGTCATTAATTATACTTCTTCCCGTCTCCATGAGGTCATTACATTTCCACATGTTATAACTAAGAGCATCAGCAGGAATTAACTGTGCAAAATGCAAGAAATATGAGGACCAGGCCTGGGACGGGAGAATGGATCAGGGCCGTGACCGGGACCAGCGCCCCCTTACAACCTCTGACCAGAAAACAGTGTTACATCTTTTGTATATGATTATTGATGTATTTGACAGCTTGTTCCACAAAAGAGATGTTAACGTTCATAGAGAAATTGTGTGTTGGAGAAAAATTTGCTTGACTGGCAGGTGTCTAATCCAGCTCGAGTCAGCCATGACGGTTGCTGCTTGTTTGTTCAGCCTCAGCTCAGCCCTGCAGGCTCCCTCCTCGGCTAATGCTCCCCAGCAGTGTCTGATATTATGAAGTTATTCCATCAATGTTTTGCTGCTCTCAGATCATTTGAATGGCTTGGACACACGCTTGAGAATACTGATCGCGTTACTATTGTTGTTGCTCTGGTATCTTGTCTGTATTTCTCAAACTGACTCCAGGGATTTTAGACCATTTTGACAAAGAACAGCTTTTAGAAAATTAGCTGGCTGTAAATGTACACACATCCAGAAATGTTGATACTTACACATGAATAAATAGTCTgtatatatagcacttttctggtcttaatgaccactcaaagcgtttGTTCGGtttattgccattcacccattcacacacccatTCATGCAGTGCATCTAAGGGCATCCGTTTTTCTATGAGAGCCAATTCGGGGTTCAGTGCCTTGCCCAAGGACAGTTAGGCAGTCagatgaggaagactgggaCCTGGTTAGAGGAACGacacctctgccccccccccagccataagagaagaggaaaatgtGATCGATTCATTTTGAAAAAATCTATGGGTTTTCTTTGAAAATGCACCTTATGTGAAAAAAGGCAGCTTTCCAGCCTGTTATTTTTATACTGACATTCACAGCTGTTAATATagcatgatgtttttcatttattttacaatttcatTGCATATTGATATTATCATACACTATGAAGATCACTGGCCCCTTGGGTGTTATCATGGTTTTCGGTGAGTCATAATCTAGTTTCTTAATTCATTAGCCTATAGagctgacagagagaaaaaaccaGTGGGAATAGTGAAACATAACTCACCCTGTGACTTTAACCCTTTTCCTCCTCCCCCCAGTTGAACAGTCTCAGTCTGTAGCCTCAGTACCGGAGTGAAGAGACacaagtcatttaaaaaatgatcccAGAAACGATTTAATCTATCCCGTTGTGGGTTTGTGCATGTGCAGACCTCAGCTGTTCTTACAGGTCCACACAGTGAGTGCTATGATTGTTCTTTAGTGCTACTTCATCAGAAGAGCTTGTAATGTATCTGTGCCATGAATCAGCCTGAAGAATGGCCTGAGAGCCACTTCAAGTCATCCATGAGAAACTCTTCATGCCCAGGTTAAAATGGATCAGAGGCAAGGGAAGACATCAGAGGAGAAGGGAAGACTCCAGCATTAATATAGTGTGTGACGGATGGACCACAGGGATTTGAGTTACTCAACAACAAGAACAACTTTTCTCCTCTGACATCAGACCTTTACAAGAGACACACTACTATTGTCATATAATCTCAGGTGTAATTTACAACATTATTCAAGTGTCCCAATAAACCATGATAGTGGGATAGTGAAACACCTGAAACTGAAGCCGAGAAGTCAAACTCAAACATAATGAATTTGATTATTTACACTTGGGATTCCATTACTGTGACGTAACAAAATATCATCTATGAAAAAgtaatttacatatattttttgagaaaaaaggaaatccCATAGTCTACAAAAGTAAATATTAAGCCATAACTTTGGAAACCTTATCATCCAACATCGTTATATTGTGCTGCATGTgcttaagaaaaacatttaatttctttaatGAAACCAAGCTAttgaatcaaaaacaaaaattacacaaaaaaaagagatttcACACAATAGGTTCAAGACTAACATTCTGCAACCCACTTACAGTGTCAGATTGTCCCTTAAGATGAAACTCTGTTCATAGAGATTCATCAGCAGCACATGTATGCAAATTACCTAATTATATTAAATGCTAATTCCTAAAGCTCTTAGAGAGGAGAATTCATACCAGTGTGTTTCTTAAATTCAAAGTTTATAATTCAAAAACgcaaaagaaaacattgtgtttaCTTAACTTAACTAACTTTGATATTAGATAGTGAATTTtgcatttattgattttatcaTATAACCTTGGCTATAAGACATGATACTCAGAAGCTTAAAATCAAAACATCAGTTTGCATGAAAAGCTTTTTCAACAAAATGACTATAAGTTGAAATGTATTATAGTTTTATACTATTACAGGATTAGCTCCATGAAGTGTGTGGTTAATATAATGTAGCttccagggttagggttaccatCATATTGCTCCAAAGTATTAATAAAAAAGACAACGAATGAGGCTTTTTGGCTCGACAGCAGCTTAAAGGGCCAGTGTGTAAGATGTAGGtggaagggatctattggcagaaattgaacatgaaatattaatgtttcCACTAGTGTGTAATCTAAATTgaccaattgttttttttaacctagaatgggccctttatatttaaataatgtatattCGGGAGCAGGTCCTCTTTACGGGGGCGGCCATGTTTTTAacagtcgtccaaactggacaaactaaacaacttTTGAGttgttatgacaactgaaggctgccacagggtctccttcatgtttggaaagAGAGGGTGAGGGGTGTTCGGCTGCAACAAGCAacatcaccactagatgtcactaaattctctcactgaaacctttaaaataatttactAGCTCGCAAATTAAAACATATATCTTAATCTATTTTATTACCGTGTTCAAGTACCCAGTGTTCAGGTCAGGACATCAGGTGAGGCCCACACCCATTCAACAGCCACCATCAATGACTGCAATTACCATTAAAATCCCGCAGGAGgcgccagaggatgtgcaagagGATGATCTGCAGGCACCGTCTCCTCTCATGGAGAAAGCAGGAGTCCATGCATGGCTGTGATGTCTTTACATATAGGAGCCTCCGTTAGAATTAACCGGCTGCATAAACATGTACCAGTCATTTCCGATAAATAGAAACATTACCACGCAGCTAACATTAGTACTCAGGGGAAATATTTAGTAGTAATAATCTAAAAAAAAGAGTCAAAGATTGTGTTAAAAATGTACAATGTGAGAATAAAATATCTTATATGTGAGTAGCTTCATTCGTTTGAATCAACAGCCAATCGAAAAAAGGTGAAACacgaaaaagaaatgaaaaaataatctAAGGATTACGTCTAAAAAGATTATTTCTATGTATTAGTtagtttaaaatattatttatttctatatGCATTCCAAATACACAACTGTGTGCTGTCGTGTGGAGATGTGTAATAATGGTCGCATTATCACCACATCAAAATGTGCATTTGA from Pleuronectes platessa chromosome 14, fPlePla1.1, whole genome shotgun sequence carries:
- the hoxd12a gene encoding homeobox protein Hox-D12a, with the translated sequence MEMCERNPLNPGYVGSLLNFAPPDSLYFSNLRGNGAHIPGLHQLPYNRREVCTLPWTSSSSCTSRGAQPAAAAAAAAAQSRAFGGYCPPFLSSSVSLNSGHIRAHLDEPLRCFQDAGHKAQDAARRDEIYTGEHGALSDGGYSDVHGRPHGSAAQTDAESAGPLNVNGTKQEHDHLQPPASNACSRTSFTEGAPWCSSQVKIRKKRKPYSKPQLAELENEFMMNEFINRQKRKDLSNRLDLSDQQVKIWFQNRRMKKKRLLMRDQAFSLY